The Bacteroidales bacterium genomic interval CCGATGCAGTGCTTCAGACTGCCAGATTGATCGGATTTCCATGGAATTTAACTGCAATTTTTTTTCTGATTCCGCGAGCGATGCGTAACGGCCTGTACCGGTGGATCGCTTCGCACCGGTATCAGTGGTTTGGGAAAACGAATACCTGCATGGCGTTTACCGGCAAATTCAGGGGCAGGTTATTGGAAATTACCTAAAATTCGTAATCGCCTTGCTCAAATTTCCTGAACCGGTCGGCAAGATAGGCAATCATCCGGCTGATGGATTGGATGCTTTCAGTGGTTTCGTCCGAGACGGTTTTTTTCCCGAG includes:
- a CDS encoding DUF4924 family protein encodes the protein LGKKTVSDETTESIQSISRMIAYLADRFRKFEQGDYEF